The following proteins are encoded in a genomic region of Paenibacillus sp. FSL H3-0469:
- a CDS encoding ABC transporter ATP-binding protein, with protein sequence MDQESSLACDGVAFHYPDTKEPALHELTFSIPAGSKTAVLGHNGSGKSTLFLHAVGILRPQQGTVVQGGKALSYSKKELAALRRRVGLVFQDPEQQLILSTPLEDVSFGLRGSGMAEPAIAARCREVMELLNLTDLGDKPIHQLSLGQKKRTALAGVLAMEPELILLDEPTSYLDPLSETQMLKGLEAIHDKGTTIVMATHDMDLAYRWADWIIVLEHGRCRASGTPEEIFAGREELLSIGLGLPLLADLWFSLPASLTAGQSAPRTAGEFKVKLHKLLALKI encoded by the coding sequence ATGGATCAGGAATCTAGCTTGGCTTGTGACGGAGTGGCGTTCCATTACCCGGATACGAAGGAGCCTGCGCTGCATGAACTGACGTTCTCCATTCCAGCAGGCAGCAAGACGGCGGTGCTTGGGCATAACGGTTCAGGCAAATCGACGCTCTTCCTGCATGCCGTCGGCATTCTGCGCCCGCAGCAGGGTACGGTTGTGCAAGGAGGGAAGGCATTATCCTACTCCAAAAAAGAGCTGGCCGCTCTGCGGCGGAGAGTGGGCCTGGTCTTCCAGGACCCCGAGCAGCAGCTGATCCTCAGCACACCGCTGGAGGATGTGTCATTCGGGCTGCGCGGCAGCGGCATGGCTGAACCGGCTATTGCTGCGCGCTGCCGGGAAGTCATGGAACTGCTGAATCTGACCGATCTGGGCGATAAACCGATTCACCAGCTTAGCCTGGGCCAGAAGAAACGCACGGCACTCGCCGGTGTGCTGGCTATGGAGCCGGAGCTGATTCTGCTGGATGAGCCGACCTCGTATCTGGACCCGTTATCGGAAACACAGATGCTGAAGGGACTTGAAGCCATACATGATAAAGGGACAACCATAGTTATGGCTACGCATGATATGGACCTGGCCTACCGCTGGGCGGACTGGATTATTGTACTGGAGCATGGAAGATGCCGGGCGTCGGGGACGCCGGAGGAGATTTTTGCGGGACGGGAGGAGCTATTGTCCATCGGGCTGGGATTGCCGCTGCTGGCTGATTTATGGTTCAGCCTGCCAGCCAGCCTGACCGCAGGGCAGAGCGCTCCCCGCACCGCCGGCGAATTCAAAGTGAAGCTGCATAAGCTGCTTGCGCTTAAAATATAA
- the cobI gene encoding precorrin-2 C(20)-methyltransferase: MKTDVTSPREQAADGYEISSGEAAGTLWTEAAMQAASALFDPLDSEELALEERLTPRAIGTLYGVGVGPGDPELITLKACRLLRECPVIAYPATKKGGKSYAYEIIELHVDPQDKIMLGLVFPMTKDPELLAGGWTRTVELCWAELRQGRDVAFVTEGDPNLFSTFIHLSRLMQELHPGVPVVSVPGISSVLGAAAALEQPLADGNQRVGIIPATDDREALREALLHHDTVVFLKVAKVLDLVLDVLEELGLSGRASVVTKVTSPYETVWRDARDLRGKEVEYLSLMVVSK, encoded by the coding sequence ATGAAGACCGATGTAACTTCGCCGCGTGAGCAGGCTGCGGATGGATACGAAATATCGTCAGGAGAAGCGGCCGGGACGCTGTGGACAGAAGCAGCGATGCAGGCGGCCAGTGCATTGTTTGACCCGCTGGATAGTGAAGAGCTGGCGCTGGAGGAAAGACTGACTCCCCGGGCGATCGGGACGTTATACGGCGTAGGTGTCGGCCCCGGTGACCCTGAGCTGATCACGCTTAAGGCTTGCCGCCTGCTGCGGGAATGTCCGGTGATTGCCTACCCGGCTACCAAGAAAGGGGGCAAATCCTATGCCTATGAAATCATAGAGCTGCATGTAGACCCGCAGGACAAAATCATGCTCGGACTGGTCTTTCCGATGACGAAGGACCCGGAGCTGCTGGCTGGCGGCTGGACCCGCACGGTAGAGCTGTGCTGGGCAGAGCTGAGACAGGGGCGGGATGTGGCTTTTGTGACCGAAGGCGATCCTAATCTCTTCAGTACTTTCATACATCTGTCCCGGCTGATGCAGGAGCTGCATCCCGGTGTGCCGGTCGTCTCAGTTCCGGGAATTTCCTCCGTGCTGGGCGCAGCGGCGGCGCTGGAGCAGCCTCTGGCAGACGGCAATCAGCGGGTGGGGATCATCCCGGCAACGGACGACAGGGAGGCGCTTCGGGAAGCGCTGCTGCATCATGATACGGTGGTGTTCCTGAAGGTGGCTAAGGTGCTGGATCTGGTGCTGGATGTGCTGGAGGAGCTGGGCTTGTCCGGCCGTGCCTCGGTGGTGACCAAGGTAACCTCCCCCTATGAGACCGTCTGGCGCGATGCGCGGGACCTGCGGGGCAAGGAAGTGGAGTACCTCAGTCTGATGGTGGTGAGCAAATGA
- the cbiE gene encoding precorrin-6y C5,15-methyltransferase (decarboxylating) subunit CbiE, producing MDNLIYVIGIGEDGAGGLTPDSLSIVNNSEVLLGGERQLNFFGRYRGDKIVLQGGLKPFTDKLEEVWRKRRTVVLASGDPFFFGIAGYLVRRFGPEHVEVIPHYSSVQLAFARLGDSWQDAELISLHGRPIQGLAQRIDGKHKIALLTDENNTPAVIASYLQEFRMTEYEAFICERLGGAEEVCRFWTLEEMVSREFAPLNVVILRHKQEISAPVRRGFAYPDEAFRQRKPEKGLITKREVRALVLSELNLSEDAVVWDIGSGSGAVAAECARIARLGKVYALEKSAENLPNMAANRLKFRADFEIIQEKAPQGLAALPDPDAVFIGGSGGELANIIAHSAARLRPEGRIVVGAITVETLHGSMEALKAAGLACEVTMLQASRGKPILGMTRFDGMNPVYVVSGRRLH from the coding sequence ATGGATAACCTGATTTACGTGATCGGGATCGGTGAGGATGGCGCCGGCGGCCTGACACCGGATAGCTTAAGTATTGTGAACAACAGCGAGGTGCTGCTGGGCGGCGAGCGGCAATTGAATTTTTTCGGCAGGTATAGAGGGGATAAAATCGTGCTGCAAGGCGGGCTCAAGCCTTTTACAGACAAGCTGGAGGAGGTGTGGCGTAAGCGGCGGACGGTGGTGCTGGCCTCGGGGGACCCGTTCTTTTTTGGGATTGCCGGGTATCTCGTCCGCAGGTTCGGGCCGGAGCATGTGGAGGTGATCCCCCATTATAGCAGCGTGCAGCTTGCGTTTGCGCGGCTCGGGGACAGCTGGCAGGATGCGGAGCTGATCAGTCTGCACGGGCGTCCCATTCAGGGACTGGCCCAGCGGATCGACGGCAAGCACAAAATCGCCCTGCTGACAGACGAGAACAACACTCCTGCGGTTATTGCCTCTTATTTGCAGGAGTTCAGGATGACGGAATATGAGGCGTTTATCTGTGAGCGGCTTGGCGGAGCAGAGGAGGTCTGCCGGTTCTGGACGCTGGAGGAGATGGTGAGCAGGGAGTTCGCGCCGCTTAACGTCGTGATTCTGCGCCATAAGCAAGAGATTTCTGCTCCTGTGAGGCGCGGATTCGCTTATCCGGACGAGGCGTTCCGGCAGCGTAAGCCGGAGAAGGGCCTGATTACGAAGCGTGAGGTTCGCGCTCTGGTGCTGTCGGAGCTGAACCTGTCCGAGGATGCAGTCGTGTGGGATATCGGCTCCGGCTCGGGTGCGGTGGCTGCGGAATGCGCGCGGATCGCCAGGCTCGGGAAGGTCTACGCGCTGGAAAAAAGTGCCGAGAACCTGCCGAACATGGCAGCGAACCGTCTGAAGTTCCGGGCGGATTTCGAAATCATTCAAGAGAAGGCCCCGCAGGGCCTAGCTGCTCTGCCTGACCCGGATGCCGTCTTCATCGGCGGCAGCGGCGGGGAATTAGCGAACATTATTGCGCACAGCGCCGCCAGACTTCGCCCGGAGGGCCGGATTGTGGTTGGGGCAATTACGGTGGAGACACTGCATGGCAGCATGGAGGCGCTTAAGGCCGCAGGGCTGGCCTGCGAGGTCACGATGCTTCAGGCGTCCCGCGGCAAGCCGATTCTCGGCATGACCCGGTTCGACGGAATGAATCCCGTCTATGTGGTCAGCGGCCGGAGGCTTCATTAA
- the cobJ gene encoding precorrin-3B C(17)-methyltransferase: MNKQGKLLIIGFGPGALEHITGRALAALDESEAVIGYTTYVDLIRPLLRHQEIVGTGMTEEVSRAQEAVRRAEAGQTIAVISSGDAGVYGMAGLVYEVLIERGWSRSEGVQVEVVPGISAIQSCSSLLGAPVMHDSCTISLSDHLTPWESIAARVEAAGAADFVIAFYNPRSGRRTRQIEEARNILLRYRDPATPVGIVKSAYRDRQQTIVTTLQDMLEHEIGMLSTVVVGNSATVVYEDLMITPRGYERKYSLGAQTQTLKPHERLRTAAEPWSLAAAESGRAEEAAAQSLAAAPQVERLRSLSDRLPASTGSSFELEIAPAAGSRSFSGEQMKLLAELAGSDGQLIYTKDGYFLLRGSRSEEAEAGARLLEAGLNVSTPGDYVKVKTCGFCELRRSGALSAAVRLHTLLHGMAVPRELHISVAGCGMACSSAVLDDIGLVMSRGSYELYLGGKKSGRGAHAGILVREGMDEEQAVAAVAAAVEEYRINGREQERYHAFRERMDSAIGSVAHTSGNNNNIEGVQTMRTVLLVGHGSRVQAGNEELLEFTRLLAARKPELKVETCFIELASPSIAGGIARCIEGGAAEIYVVPIILFAAGHSKLDIPMAIDEAKQRYPGVKFIYGRPLGVQDRAVDILLERIQEAERLPLSQEKAAGGMDLELRGNGVSKIEDKDTIVLLMGRGGSDPDANSDLYKISRMLWEKTGYRSVESCFIAIAKPSLPDGLERCLALGARRIIVLPYLLFTGVLMQQFAERVAQFAAEHPGLEVEIGGTLGAHPLLVDMLTERIGETLEGRAFSNCDNCKYRDAASLHHHHHHHGEEGHGEHGHAHGHHEHHEHGHHGHEHQVYANHRHEEHAHVHHCHGEHGHCGHGNHEHAHHEHDEHGHTHEHNCHEQHEHAHYERAHHGQHGRHGQHDVTEAAAPADDLALRQPR; the protein is encoded by the coding sequence ATGAATAAACAAGGGAAACTGCTGATTATCGGCTTCGGCCCCGGAGCGCTGGAGCATATTACCGGCCGTGCACTGGCTGCGCTGGATGAGAGCGAGGCAGTCATCGGCTATACCACTTATGTAGATCTGATCCGGCCGCTGCTGCGGCACCAGGAGATTGTTGGTACGGGAATGACCGAGGAGGTCAGCCGGGCCCAGGAGGCCGTCCGCAGAGCAGAGGCGGGTCAGACCATTGCAGTAATCTCCAGCGGGGATGCCGGTGTCTATGGAATGGCAGGGCTGGTCTACGAGGTGTTGATCGAACGCGGCTGGAGCCGCTCCGAGGGAGTGCAGGTTGAGGTGGTTCCGGGAATATCGGCGATCCAGTCCTGCTCCTCACTGCTGGGGGCGCCGGTTATGCATGATTCCTGCACGATCAGCCTAAGTGACCATCTTACGCCCTGGGAGAGCATTGCTGCGCGTGTGGAGGCGGCGGGGGCAGCGGATTTCGTCATTGCGTTCTATAATCCGCGCAGCGGCAGACGGACGCGCCAGATTGAAGAAGCACGCAATATTCTGCTGCGTTACCGTGATCCGGCTACGCCGGTAGGCATTGTCAAGAGCGCCTACCGTGACCGCCAGCAGACAATCGTAACCACACTGCAGGATATGCTGGAGCATGAGATTGGCATGCTCTCAACCGTGGTGGTCGGCAACTCTGCTACCGTTGTCTATGAGGACCTGATGATTACGCCGCGCGGATATGAACGCAAGTACAGTCTTGGGGCACAGACGCAGACGCTGAAGCCGCACGAGCGGCTGCGTACAGCCGCAGAGCCGTGGTCGCTGGCTGCGGCGGAGTCCGGGCGGGCGGAAGAGGCGGCTGCGCAGAGCCTGGCTGCTGCTCCGCAGGTGGAGCGGCTGCGGAGCTTGTCCGATCGTCTGCCGGCATCCACCGGTTCTTCCTTCGAGCTGGAGATTGCTCCCGCAGCCGGCAGCCGCAGCTTCAGCGGTGAGCAGATGAAGCTGCTGGCTGAGCTTGCAGGCAGCGATGGGCAATTGATCTATACGAAGGACGGGTATTTCCTGCTGCGCGGCAGCCGGAGTGAAGAAGCAGAGGCAGGAGCAAGGCTGCTGGAGGCCGGACTGAATGTAAGTACGCCTGGAGATTACGTGAAGGTGAAGACCTGCGGATTCTGCGAGCTGCGCAGAAGCGGAGCGTTAAGTGCTGCTGTCCGGCTACACACCCTGCTGCATGGAATGGCTGTGCCCAGAGAGCTGCACATCAGCGTAGCCGGTTGCGGGATGGCTTGCAGCTCCGCTGTGCTGGATGACATCGGGCTGGTAATGTCGCGCGGCAGCTATGAGCTGTATCTCGGCGGCAAGAAGTCCGGGCGGGGCGCCCATGCAGGGATTTTGGTGCGTGAAGGGATGGACGAGGAGCAAGCGGTAGCCGCTGTAGCTGCGGCAGTTGAGGAATATAGGATAAATGGCCGGGAGCAGGAGCGGTATCATGCGTTCCGGGAACGGATGGACAGCGCAATCGGGAGTGTAGCCCATACATCCGGCAACAATAACAACATCGAAGGAGTGCAGACGATGAGAACGGTATTGCTGGTGGGACACGGGAGCCGGGTTCAAGCGGGAAATGAGGAGCTGCTGGAATTTACCCGCCTGCTCGCGGCCCGTAAGCCGGAGCTGAAGGTCGAGACTTGTTTCATCGAGCTGGCCTCACCTTCCATCGCTGGCGGCATTGCGAGATGTATCGAGGGCGGTGCGGCGGAGATATACGTTGTACCGATTATTTTGTTCGCGGCGGGGCATTCCAAGCTTGATATTCCAATGGCCATTGATGAGGCCAAGCAGAGATATCCCGGGGTGAAGTTCATCTACGGACGCCCGCTGGGGGTGCAGGACCGTGCCGTGGATATTCTGCTGGAGCGGATTCAGGAAGCAGAACGACTTCCATTGTCGCAGGAGAAGGCGGCTGGCGGAATGGACCTGGAGCTGCGCGGGAACGGTGTATCCAAGATAGAGGATAAGGACACCATCGTGCTGTTGATGGGGCGCGGGGGCAGTGACCCGGATGCTAACAGCGATTTGTATAAAATAAGCCGGATGCTCTGGGAGAAAACAGGCTACCGCAGCGTGGAAAGCTGCTTCATTGCCATCGCCAAGCCGTCGCTTCCGGATGGGCTTGAACGCTGCCTGGCGCTGGGTGCGCGGAGAATTATCGTTCTCCCGTACCTGCTGTTTACCGGAGTGCTAATGCAGCAGTTCGCTGAGAGAGTGGCGCAGTTTGCAGCTGAGCACCCCGGGCTTGAAGTGGAGATCGGCGGCACACTGGGCGCACATCCGCTGCTGGTGGATATGCTGACAGAGCGGATCGGGGAGACGCTGGAAGGCCGTGCCTTCAGCAACTGCGATAACTGCAAATACCGCGATGCAGCCTCTTTGCATCACCACCATCACCATCATGGTGAGGAGGGGCATGGGGAGCATGGACATGCGCATGGGCACCATGAGCATCACGAGCATGGGCATCATGGGCATGAACATCAAGTGTATGCAAATCACAGGCATGAGGAGCACGCGCATGTCCATCACTGTCACGGGGAACATGGGCATTGCGGGCATGGTAATCATGAGCATGCACATCACGAGCATGATGAACATGGGCACACGCATGAGCATAACTGTCATGAGCAGCATGAGCATGCACATTACGAGCGTGCGCATCATGGTCAGCATGGGCGGCATGGGCAGCATGATGTAACGGAGGCGGCAGCTCCGGCAGACGACCTGGCGCTTCGCCAGCCGCGATGA
- a CDS encoding precorrin-8X methylmutase, with translation MDFGTEFKPVTVQPQEIEGLSFQMITEELGEHSFSSLEYPIVQRIIHASADFELGRSLVFHPGAIEAGINAILGGKPIVADVRMVEAGIAKERIQRYGGEVRVHISDPDVVDEAKALGNTRAIIATRKACAQAPGGIYVIGNAPTALLELIRLIKAGEAQPGLVIGMPVGFVSAAESKDELRKLDIPYITNIGRKGGSTIVVAAVNALSLLAVRRAAGEPG, from the coding sequence GTGGATTTCGGGACAGAATTCAAGCCGGTGACCGTACAGCCGCAGGAGATAGAGGGTCTAAGCTTTCAGATGATTACGGAGGAGCTGGGGGAGCATTCCTTCAGTAGCCTGGAGTATCCGATTGTGCAGCGGATTATTCATGCTTCGGCTGATTTTGAGCTGGGACGCAGTCTGGTGTTCCATCCCGGGGCGATTGAGGCGGGAATTAACGCCATTCTGGGGGGCAAGCCGATTGTGGCGGATGTGCGGATGGTGGAGGCGGGCATTGCCAAGGAACGGATTCAGCGGTACGGCGGCGAGGTCCGGGTACATATTTCAGATCCTGATGTGGTGGACGAGGCGAAGGCGCTGGGAAACACAAGGGCGATCATCGCAACGCGCAAGGCCTGCGCCCAGGCACCTGGGGGAATCTATGTCATTGGTAACGCGCCGACTGCCCTGCTTGAGCTAATCCGTCTGATAAAAGCAGGCGAAGCTCAGCCCGGTCTTGTTATCGGCATGCCCGTTGGCTTTGTCTCGGCGGCGGAATCCAAGGATGAGCTGCGCAAGCTGGATATTCCCTACATCACCAATATCGGCCGCAAAGGCGGCAGTACGATCGTGGTCGCCGCAGTGAATGCATTAAGTCTGCTGGCTGTCCGCCGGGCGGCGGGCGAGCCGGGTTAG
- a CDS encoding energy-coupling factor ABC transporter permease, whose protein sequence is MKKHRGWSFAALVAGFTVYFMLNEPGTARAMHIMEGFLPVGWAVFWWAAFIPFFVLGIFKLRVMTRENPELKLLLGLAGAFTFVLSALKMPSVTGSSSHPTGTGLGAVMLGPLPMSVIGSIVLLFQALLLAHGGITTLGANAFSMAVAGPFAGYAVYKLMMKLPDREKLALFCAAAVADLSTYVVTSFQLAVAFPAADGGVLASFLKFGGIFAVTQIPLAISEGLLTVLLWNWLKSYSPNELSLLKRKVNGGRA, encoded by the coding sequence ATGAAAAAACACAGAGGGTGGAGCTTTGCGGCACTGGTTGCCGGATTTACGGTCTACTTTATGCTGAACGAACCGGGTACGGCCCGCGCGATGCACATTATGGAAGGATTCCTGCCGGTAGGCTGGGCGGTGTTCTGGTGGGCGGCGTTTATCCCGTTCTTTGTGCTGGGAATCTTCAAGCTGAGAGTCATGACCCGGGAGAACCCGGAGCTGAAGCTGCTGCTGGGTCTGGCCGGGGCGTTTACCTTCGTTCTGTCCGCGCTCAAAATGCCTTCCGTTACCGGAAGCAGCTCCCACCCAACCGGTACCGGACTGGGTGCGGTAATGCTGGGGCCGCTGCCCATGAGCGTAATCGGCTCGATTGTCCTGCTGTTTCAGGCGCTGCTGCTGGCGCACGGCGGGATCACTACGCTTGGGGCCAATGCGTTCTCGATGGCGGTGGCGGGTCCTTTTGCCGGATATGCCGTGTATAAGCTGATGATGAAGCTGCCGGACCGCGAGAAGCTGGCTTTGTTCTGTGCGGCAGCGGTAGCTGATCTGAGTACGTATGTAGTGACTTCCTTTCAACTGGCGGTGGCTTTTCCGGCGGCGGATGGCGGCGTTCTGGCTTCTTTTCTCAAATTCGGGGGAATCTTTGCCGTGACGCAAATCCCGCTGGCCATCAGTGAAGGGTTGTTGACGGTACTGCTGTGGAATTGGCTGAAATCGTATAGCCCGAATGAATTGTCGCTGCTGAAACGCAAGGTGAACGGAGGAAGAGCCTAA
- a CDS encoding energy-coupling factor ABC transporter substrate-binding protein: MSNKMKNGLMLLVVILLVILPLLLVNGEFGGADDAAEGVITEINPDYKPWFKPLTELPGETESMLFALQAAIGAGVIGYTLGLLKGKQGGTKQHSSK; encoded by the coding sequence ATGAGCAATAAAATGAAAAACGGACTGATGCTGCTGGTTGTTATTCTGCTGGTTATTCTGCCGCTGCTGCTGGTCAACGGGGAATTCGGCGGGGCGGATGATGCGGCTGAAGGTGTAATTACCGAGATTAATCCTGATTATAAGCCGTGGTTCAAGCCGCTGACTGAGCTCCCGGGGGAGACGGAGAGTATGCTGTTTGCATTGCAGGCAGCGATTGGTGCCGGAGTGATCGGTTATACCCTGGGGCTGCTCAAGGGCAAGCAAGGCGGGACGAAGCAGCATAGCAGCAAGTGA
- a CDS encoding cobalt-precorrin-5B (C(1))-methyltransferase produces the protein MRRGYTTGACAAAAAAGAATLLITGESLPAVEIDLPAGFRHTFELTGWQRTGSHSASCATVKDAGDDPDATHQARIEAAVSWRDQPGVEIDGGRGVGRVTKPGLPVGVGEAAINPVPRRMIQEAVTAVLDEHGAARGVRVVISVPEGENIAKKTLNPRLGILGGISILGTRGVVTPFSTEAYKASVVQAISVAAAAGNRQIVLTTGGSSEKYAIAMFAELPEEAFIQMGEYVGFSLEHAKAYGIRKVTFVGMAGKFSKVAQGAMLIHSKNAPVDFGFLASVAGRAGASPEQVQEIAAANTASQVVDMMTEAGNHIFFEQLCRHACEQSLAHMNGGMIVEMVLITMKGRVLGRAEIHG, from the coding sequence CTGCGCAGGGGCTACACGACAGGGGCCTGTGCCGCAGCGGCAGCCGCAGGTGCGGCAACCCTGCTCATTACAGGGGAGAGTCTGCCTGCGGTAGAGATCGATCTGCCGGCCGGGTTCCGTCATACCTTTGAGCTGACCGGCTGGCAGCGTACAGGATCACACTCGGCAAGCTGTGCCACGGTTAAGGATGCCGGAGACGACCCGGATGCGACACATCAGGCGCGGATCGAGGCGGCGGTGAGCTGGCGGGATCAGCCGGGTGTGGAGATTGACGGGGGCCGCGGTGTCGGCCGGGTAACAAAGCCGGGGCTGCCGGTTGGCGTGGGAGAGGCGGCGATTAATCCGGTGCCCCGGAGGATGATTCAGGAGGCGGTAACCGCCGTGCTGGACGAGCATGGTGCAGCGCGGGGGGTGAGGGTAGTCATCAGCGTGCCGGAAGGCGAGAACATTGCCAAGAAGACGCTGAATCCCCGGCTGGGTATTCTGGGCGGCATTTCGATCCTGGGCACGCGGGGCGTGGTGACTCCATTCTCCACTGAGGCCTATAAGGCGAGTGTGGTTCAGGCCATCTCGGTGGCGGCTGCGGCGGGGAACCGGCAGATTGTGCTCACCACAGGCGGCAGCAGCGAGAAATACGCCATCGCGATGTTCGCGGAGCTTCCGGAGGAAGCTTTTATCCAGATGGGGGAATATGTAGGCTTCTCGCTGGAGCATGCCAAGGCTTACGGGATTCGGAAGGTTACCTTCGTCGGAATGGCCGGCAAATTCTCCAAGGTGGCTCAAGGGGCCATGCTGATTCACTCCAAGAACGCGCCCGTCGATTTCGGGTTTCTGGCCTCCGTAGCAGGCCGTGCAGGAGCGTCCCCGGAGCAGGTGCAGGAGATTGCTGCCGCCAACACAGCCTCGCAGGTCGTGGATATGATGACTGAGGCGGGGAATCACATTTTTTTCGAGCAGCTGTGCAGGCATGCCTGTGAACAGAGTCTGGCGCATATGAACGGAGGCATGATTGTAGAAATGGTGCTTATTACAATGAAGGGCCGGGTGCTGGGAAGGGCGGAGATTCATGGATAA
- the cobK gene encoding precorrin-6A reductase, whose product MIFMLCGTSDARELAQSLTRQGLPLQASVVTPSGAERLAAAGIRTRVGRLDRAAMISLLQAGGYRAVVDGSHPFALEAHANAMEAAAALGLPYFRYERQSLIYNSHPRLLLVHSYEEAARKAKELKGSVMLTTGGKTLEIFAEELLGDPEIRLTVRLLPCLENLEKCQALGIEQRNIIALQGPFSREMNEALYRQYGTRVMITKESGAEGSVDEKLHAALDMGLYVILIMRPGLSFGDGGTVFVSFDEITAAVKQALLMTRKEG is encoded by the coding sequence ATGATCTTCATGTTATGCGGCACCAGCGACGCACGGGAGCTGGCACAGAGCCTTACGCGCCAAGGCCTGCCGCTGCAGGCCAGCGTAGTGACGCCCAGCGGGGCAGAACGCCTTGCGGCCGCAGGCATCCGCACCCGTGTCGGCAGACTGGACCGTGCGGCGATGATCTCGTTGCTGCAAGCGGGCGGATACCGGGCCGTGGTGGACGGCAGCCATCCTTTTGCGCTGGAGGCTCATGCCAATGCGATGGAAGCTGCTGCTGCGCTGGGATTGCCTTACTTCCGCTATGAGCGGCAGAGTCTTATCTATAACAGCCATCCCCGGCTGTTGCTTGTGCATTCGTATGAGGAGGCTGCGCGCAAGGCTAAGGAGCTGAAGGGCTCAGTGATGCTGACTACCGGCGGCAAAACGTTGGAGATTTTCGCGGAGGAGCTGCTGGGAGATCCAGAGATCCGGCTGACCGTAAGGCTGCTGCCTTGTCTGGAGAATCTGGAGAAGTGCCAAGCCCTTGGGATTGAGCAGCGGAATATTATTGCGCTTCAGGGCCCTTTTAGCAGAGAGATGAATGAGGCCTTGTACCGGCAGTATGGCACCCGGGTGATGATTACCAAGGAGAGCGGAGCTGAGGGCTCGGTGGATGAAAAGCTGCATGCTGCGCTGGATATGGGGTTATATGTGATTCTGATTATGCGGCCGGGGCTGTCGTTTGGGGATGGCGGAACGGTGTTTGTTTCTTTTGATGAGATTACGGCTGCTGTGAAGCAGGCGCTGCTAATGACCAGGAAAGAGGGATGA
- the cbiQ gene encoding cobalt ECF transporter T component CbiQ produces the protein MIRRIDVLSYNNALRQLSPMWKSSFAALMFLLSYTVHPVLQAAITLWMMSWCVLQARIPFRAYGMLFGTALLFYALSVPALLVEFGHPAAGQAGIFPLPGLNLPVYVTAAGLQRAGGLLARISACMSCFFFLMFTTPFSELLQVLRRLRMPQIVLELMLIMYRFLFLLSDAAHGLLLARRLRGGRRGYKARLRETAAMAGALFGNTMHRYYGLSQGLLARGFTDEIILPPYTARPVPRRYSIQAYAGIALLLLAEAYFISNT, from the coding sequence GTGATCCGGCGGATTGACGTTCTCTCCTACAATAATGCGCTGCGCCAGTTGTCCCCTATGTGGAAAAGCTCGTTCGCAGCCCTGATGTTCCTGCTCTCTTACACCGTACATCCGGTACTGCAGGCTGCAATCACCCTATGGATGATGTCCTGGTGTGTATTGCAGGCCCGTATTCCCTTCCGTGCTTATGGCATGCTGTTCGGCACAGCGCTGCTGTTCTATGCGCTTAGCGTACCGGCACTGCTCGTGGAATTCGGGCATCCGGCAGCGGGTCAGGCTGGTATATTCCCGCTTCCGGGACTGAACCTTCCGGTATATGTTACAGCGGCGGGGCTTCAGCGGGCAGGGGGGCTGCTGGCCAGAATCTCTGCTTGCATGAGCTGTTTCTTTTTCCTGATGTTCACTACTCCGTTTAGTGAGCTTTTGCAGGTGCTGCGCAGGCTGCGGATGCCGCAGATTGTCCTGGAGCTGATGCTGATTATGTACCGCTTCCTGTTCCTGCTGAGTGATGCAGCGCATGGTCTGCTGCTGGCCCGCAGACTGCGCGGAGGCCGCCGTGGCTACAAGGCTAGACTGCGGGAGACTGCGGCCATGGCAGGAGCGTTGTTCGGCAACACGATGCACCGTTATTACGGATTATCGCAGGGGCTGCTGGCGCGCGGATTCACAGACGAGATTATTCTCCCGCCATATACAGCGCGTCCTGTGCCGCGGCGCTATTCAATCCAGGCTTATGCCGGTATTGCGCTGCTGCTGCTGGCTGAAGCGTACTTTATCTCTAATACATGA